A genomic region of Candidatus Cloacimonadota bacterium contains the following coding sequences:
- the amrS gene encoding AmmeMemoRadiSam system radical SAM enzyme, which yields MREARLWEALGGGKVQCRLCNHFCRIDDGDRGRCGVRENQAGTLLTLVYDRVAAANLDPVEKKPLYHFQPGTQTFSFGTPGCNFSCSFCQNASLSQPPRGGGRIAGHPATPESLLAAALECGAASISYTYSEPTVFFELVQDTARLARERGLKNILVSNGFMSRFCLDELAGLVDAANIDLKAFTEEFYRDRCGGKLAPVLENLSRIRSLGWWLEVTTLLIPGLNDSDGELRDIAGFIARELGPDTPWHVSRFHPQYKLQDLPPTPLASLERAAAAGNAAGLRYVYVGNVPGNEHGHTFCPACGQVVIRRLGFAVTGLEVKDGRCVRCGEAIAGVGLG from the coding sequence ATGCGCGAGGCCAGGCTGTGGGAAGCGCTGGGCGGCGGCAAGGTCCAGTGCCGCCTGTGCAACCATTTCTGCCGCATCGACGACGGTGATCGTGGCCGTTGCGGCGTGCGCGAGAACCAGGCCGGGACACTCCTGACCTTGGTCTACGACCGGGTGGCCGCGGCCAACCTGGACCCCGTTGAGAAGAAACCTCTCTACCATTTTCAGCCAGGGACCCAGACCTTTTCCTTCGGCACGCCCGGCTGCAACTTTTCCTGCTCCTTCTGCCAGAACGCCTCGCTCTCCCAGCCGCCGCGCGGGGGGGGGCGCATAGCAGGGCATCCGGCGACCCCGGAATCGCTTCTGGCGGCGGCCTTGGAATGCGGGGCGGCCAGCATCTCCTACACCTACTCCGAGCCCACGGTCTTTTTCGAGCTGGTGCAGGACACCGCCCGGCTGGCCCGCGAGAGGGGCCTCAAGAACATCCTCGTGTCCAACGGCTTCATGTCCCGCTTTTGTCTCGACGAACTGGCGGGGCTGGTGGACGCGGCCAACATCGACCTGAAGGCCTTCACCGAGGAGTTCTACCGGGACCGCTGCGGCGGCAAGCTCGCGCCCGTGCTGGAGAACCTCAGCCGCATCCGGTCCCTGGGCTGGTGGCTGGAGGTCACGACCCTGCTCATCCCCGGGCTCAACGACTCGGACGGGGAACTGCGGGACATCGCCGGGTTCATCGCCCGGGAGCTGGGCCCCGACACGCCCTGGCACGTGTCGCGTTTTCACCCGCAGTACAAGCTGCAGGATCTGCCGCCCACGCCCCTGGCCAGCCTGGAGCGCGCCGCGGCCGCCGGGAACGCGGCCGGTCTGCGCTACGTCTACGTGGGCAACGTGCCGGGCAACGAGCACGGGCACACCTTCTGCCCTGCCTGCGGCCAGGTGGTGATCCGCCGTCTCGGCTTCGCGGTCACCGGGCTGGAGGTCAAGGACGGGCGCTGCGTGCGTTGCGGCGAGGCCATCGCCGGGGTGGGCCTGGGCTGA
- a CDS encoding helix-turn-helix domain-containing protein, with protein METLLTISELAEILRTTPRGIRLRRHRRQSLPPALRLGGKLLWRERDVTAWLEAEALRQGIEGAAPAAQTDCTESRQPRRSGRPRKNIGAG; from the coding sequence GTGGAGACACTGCTGACGATCAGCGAGTTGGCGGAAATTCTCAGAACCACCCCGCGCGGCATTCGTTTGCGCAGACACCGCCGTCAATCCTTGCCTCCCGCGCTTCGCCTTGGCGGCAAGCTGCTGTGGAGAGAGCGTGATGTCACCGCTTGGCTTGAAGCCGAAGCGCTACGCCAGGGCATAGAGGGCGCGGCCCCGGCCGCACAGACCGATTGCACGGAATCCCGGCAACCTCGCCGTTCCGGCCGTCCCCGGAAAAACATTGGTGCTGGCTGA